A stretch of the Medicago truncatula cultivar Jemalong A17 chromosome 5, MtrunA17r5.0-ANR, whole genome shotgun sequence genome encodes the following:
- the LOC11416579 gene encoding E3 ubiquitin-protein ligase MBR1 — MGSSSSKTSSSCSSSSSSCSLRKGRSKRYKGFPSYCLGTTSGSRDSDNDDQVCDQNKVNGSDVTYTSSNEIDSDEVKSESFRKVKPEEIPCMPSNIDLDEWSRTESRTASSSAHGSSTQSTNPASRFLSRFSIIPGNISFRLSRTTSLGSSRPCPVSSASLSIFNNEDELSLHPRPHDLLNASFVNQVPIENHENASNNLSSNVPTFGLDRNLSSPMLSPIQDMVRDGYATRDMPGVNMFSPRIHTETGNAETRQIDRRNGAREPVDRNVRFSRTLSVGRLRDRVHRRSGLADFNFCPLTQERELRDASEDNGRQVGERGTRVSPSDRNALNSHTTSGYPLPNMSSSPFTTQDYEVEASRSRETRYQDLLEHRSNFLERRRRIRSQVRALQRLGSRFENLSGHDRSCILSGQHRNGRCTCRLTSRDNNSNSNDDTNARASISRIVMLAEALFEVLDEIHQQSVVLSSRPSVSSIGSVPAPAEVVESLPVKLYTKLQKHQEEPVQCYICLVEYEDGDSMRVLPCHHEFHTTCIDKWLKEVHRVCPLCRGDICISDSLPTEN, encoded by the exons atggggtCTAGTAGTAGCAAAACCAGTTCTTCTTGTagctcttcatcttcttcttgcAGTTTAAGAAAAGGTCGATCCAAACGGTATAAAGGTTTTCCTTCTTATTGTCTTGGAACTACTTCTGGATCTCGTGACAGTGATAATGATGACCAG GTTTGTGATCAGAATAAAGTAAATGGAAGTGATGTTACATACACCAGTAGCAATGAAATTGACTCGGATGAAGTGAAATCAGAGTCTTTTAGAAAAGTTAAACCTGAAGAAATACCCTGTATGCCTTCTAACATTGATCTTGATGAGTGGAGTCGCACCGAATCCAGAACCGCTAGCAGCTCTGCACATGGTTCTTCAACTCAATCCACTAATCCTGCAAGTCGTTTCCTTTCTCGTTTTAGCATCATTCCGGGTAATATAAGCTTCAGACTTAGCAGAACCACCAGTTTAGGGTCATCTCGACCTTGTCCTGTTTCATCGGCAAGTCTTTCGATATTTAACAATGAAGACGAGCTTAGTCTGCATCCACGGCCTCATGACTTGCTTAATGCGTCTTTTGTTAATCAAGTCCCTATAGAGAATCATGAAAATGCTTCTAATAATTTAAGTTCAAATGTCCCGACATTCGGTTTGGATCGCAACTTGTCGAGTCCAATGCTGTCTCCTATCCAAGATATGGTTAGAGATGGATATGCTACGCGAGACATGCCTGGTGTGAACATGTTTTCTCCAAGAATTCATACTGAGACAGGAAATGCTGAGACTAGACaaatagatagacgaaatggagCCCGAGAACCTGTTGATCGCAATGTTCGTTTCAGCCGAACTTTAAGTGTCGGAAGGCTTCGTGATAGAGTTCACCGCCGATCAGGATTGGCTGACTTCAACTTTTGCCCTCTGACACAAGAGAGAGAACTGAGAGATGCTAGTGAGGATAATGGGAGACAAGTAGGGGAGAGGGGTACAAGAGTGTCACCATCTGATCGCAATGCTTTAAATTCTCATACTACATCCGGATATCCTTTACCAAACATGTCTAGCTCTCCGTTTACCACCCAAGACTATGAGGTCGAGGCTTCAAGATCAAGAGAAACTAGATATCAGGATCTACTGGAACATAGGTCTAATTTCCTCGAACGGAGAAGAAGAATACGATCTCAG GTTCGTGCTCTTCAGCGGTTGGGTAGCCGGTTCGAAAATCTTTCTGGACATGACAGATCATGTATCTTGTCTGGTCAACATAGAAACGGTCGTTGTACATGCAGATTAACTAGTCGCgataacaattcaaattcaaacgaTGATACAAATGCTAGAGCTAGCATATCAAGAATTGTTATGCTAGCTGAAGCCTTATTTGAG GTTCTGGATGAAATTCATCAGCAATCAGTGGTTTTATCTTCCCGCCCTTCTGTATCTTCTATCGGATCTGTTCCTGCACCTGCTGAAGTTGTCGAATCCTTACCTGTCAAATTATACACAAAGTTGCAAAAACATCAAGAAGAACCTGTACA ATGCTATATATGCCTTGTGGAGTACGAAGATGGAGACAGCATGCGAGTACTTCCTTGTCATCATGAATTTCATACAACATGTATAGACAAGTGGCTGAAAGAGGTTCACAG GGTATGCCCACTATGTCGAGGAGACATTTGTATATCAGATTCACTACCAACAGAGAACTAA
- the LOC11411980 gene encoding probable LRR receptor-like serine/threonine-protein kinase At3g47570, which produces MLEGEVPTNGVFGNVSQIEVTGNKKLCGGISRLHLPSCPVKGIKHAKRHKFRLIAVIVSVVSFLLILSFIITIYCIRKRNPKRSFDSPTIEQLDKVSYQELLQGTDGFSDKNLIGSGSSGDVYRGNLVSEDNIVAIKVFNLQNNGAHKSFIVECNALKNIQHRNLVKILTCCSSTDYKGQEFKALVFDYMKNGSLERWLHPRNLNAETPTTLDLDQRLNIIIDVASALHYLHRECEQLVLHCDLKPSNVLLDDDMVAHVSDFGIARLVQAIACTSLKETSTTGIKGTVGYAPPEYGMGSEVSTSGDMYSFGVLMLKILTGRRPTDEVFQDGQNLHNFVAASFPGNIIDILDPHLEARDVEVTKQDGNRAILIAGVEESLVSLFRIGLICSMESPKERMNIMDVTQELNTIRTR; this is translated from the exons ATGTTGGAAGGCGAAGTACCAACAAATGGCGTATTTGGAAATGTATCCCAAATAGAAGTGACTGGAAACAAGAAGCTTTGTGGAGGTATTTCCCGGCTACATCTACCATCATGCCCTGTCAAGGGTATTAAACATGCAAAACGACACAAGTTCAGGTTGATAGCAGTGATAGTTAGCgtggtttcttttcttctcataCTTTCATTTATCATAACTATCTACTGCATAAGGAAAAGAAATCCAAAGCGATCTTTTGATTCACCAACAATTGAGCAACTAGATAAGGTTTCATACCAAGAGTTACTCCAAGGAACAGATGGGTTCTCGGATAAAAACCTGATCGGATCAGGAAGTTCTGGTGATGTGTACAGAGGAAATCTTGTGTCAGAAGACAATATTGTTGCTATAAAAGTCTTCAACCTCCAAAACAATGGAGCTCACAAGAGTTTCATTGTTGAATGTAATGCactaaaaaatattcaacacCGGAATTTAGTTAAGATTTTAACATGTTGTTCTAGTACTGATTATAAAGGTCAAGAATTTAAAGCTCTGGTTTTTGATTACATGAAAAATGGAAGCTTAGAACGATGGCTGCACCCTAGGAATTTAAATGCAGAGACTCCAACAACATTGGATCTTGATCAAAGACTGAATATCATTATTGATGTTGCTTCTGCATTACATTATCTTCATCGAGAATGTGAGCAATTGGTCCTTCATTGTGATCTAAAGCCAAGCAATGTCCTTCTTGATGATGACATGGTTGCTCATGTGAGTGATTTTGGAATAGCAAGACTAGTTCAAGCCATTGCTTGTACCTCTCTTAAGGAAACTAGTACAACTGGAATAAAAGGAACTGTTGGCTATGCTCCTCCAG AGTATGGAATGGGTTCTGAAGTGTCAACATCTGGTGACATGTATAGCTTTGGAGTCCTTATGTTGAAAATACTTACTGGTAGAAGACCCACTGATGAAGTTTTTCAAGATGGTCAAAATCTGCATAACTTTGTAGCAGCTTCATTTCCTGGTAACATTATAGATATTTTGGACCCACATCTTGAAGCAAGAGATGTAGAAGTAACAAAACAAGATGGAAACCGAGCGATTCTTATTGCAGGGGTAGAGGAATCCTTAGTTTCACTTTTTAGAATTGGACTTATTTGTTCAATGGAATCACCGAAAGAAAGAATGAATATTATGGATGTTACTCAAGAGCTTAACACAATCCGAACTCGTTAG
- the LOC120580621 gene encoding probable LRR receptor-like serine/threonine-protein kinase At3g47570 yields the protein MHQRVTELNLAGYQLHGSLSPYLGNLTFLINLNLQNNSFSGEIPQEFGQLLQLQQLYLLNNSFTGEIPINLTYCSNLIDLILGGNKLTGKILIEIGSLKNLHSFALFGNNLNGGIPSSFRNLSSFRNLSSLMRFTCASNKLGGDIPQEICRLKNLTFLSFGENNLSGTIPVSIANASVIQLLDIGTNKLVGQVPSLGNLQHLGLLNLEENNLGDNSTMDLEFLKYLTNCSKQHALSIAVNNFGGHLPNSIGNFSTKLEKLYLESNQISGKIPVELGRLVGLTVLSMPLNQFDGIVPSTFRNIQNIQILDLSKNKLSGYIPPFIGNLSQLFTLALTGNMFHGNIPPSIGNCQKLQYLDLSDNKLSGTIPVENHLSGDIPKTIGECTTLEYLQLQGNSFSGTIPSSMASLKGLQSLDLSRNQLSGSIPDVMQNISV from the exons ATGCATCAAAGGGTTACAGAGTTGAACCTAGCAGGATATCAGTTACATGGATCTTTATCTCCCTATCTTGGTAATCTCACTTTTCTGATAAATCTCAACCTTCAAAACAATAGTTTTTCTGGAGAAATTCCACAGGAGTTCGGTCAGTTGCTACAACTGCAACAACTTTATCTCCTTAATAACTCGTTTACAGGAGAAATTCCTATAAACTTGACGTATTGCTCCAATCTCATAGACTTGATTTTGGGAGGGAACAAATTGACAGGGAAAATACTAATTGAAATTGGCTCTTTGAAAAACCTTCATTCATTCGCCCTTTTCGGTAACAATTTAAATGGAGGGATCCCTTCATCCTTCAGGAATCTTTCATCCTTCAGGAATCTTTCATCCTTAATGCGTTTTACGTGTGCTTCTAACAAATTAGGAGGAGATATTCCACAAGAAATATGTCGCCTCAAAAACTTgacatttttatcttttggcGAGAACAATTTGTCTG GTACAATCCCTGTTTCGATTGCAAATGCTTCTGTCATACAATTACTAGACATAGGAACAAACAAATTGGTTGGACAAGTTCCAAGTCTAGGGAATTTACAACATCTTGGCTTGCTAAATTTGGAAGAAAACAATTTAGGTGACAATTCCACAATGGATTtagagtttttaaaatatttgacaaaTTGCAGCAAACAACATGCGCTTTCCATAGCTGTTAATAATTTTGGAGGTCATTTGCCAAATTCCATAGGAAATTTCTCCACTAAACTTGAAAAACTATACCTTGAGAGTAATCAGATATCTGGAAAAATTCCAGTAGAATTAGGACGTCTAGTCGGCTTAACTGTTTTGTCCATGCCACTTAACCAATTTGATGGAATTGTTCCATCTACTTTTAGGAACAtccaaaatatacaaattttggATCTAAGCAAAAACAAGTTGTCAGGATATATACCACCCTTCATAGGCAATCTCAGTCAATTGTTTACATTGGCTTTAACTGGTAATATGTTTCACGGAAATATTCCTCCTAGCATAGGAAACTGTCAAAAGTTACAATATCTCGATCTTTCTGATAACAAGCTTAGCGGAACCATACCTGTAGag AATCATCTATCTGGTGATATTCCTAAAACAATTGGTGAATGCACAACCTTAGAATACCTTCAATTGCAAGGGAACTCCTTCAGCGGAACAATACCATCCTCTATGGCTTCTCTCAAAGGTCTTCAAAGTTTAGACCTTTCAAGAAATCAATTGTCTGGATCAATTCCTGATGTTATGCAAAATATATCTGTTTAA
- the LOC11407894 gene encoding beta-amylase 8 isoform X2, with the protein MKNTTEDATSTQDLDPQSDHSSDYLPQPQPRRLRGFAATAAGTNSTGKGKKEREKEKERTKLRERHRRAITSRMLAGLRQYGNFPLPARADMNDVLAALAREAGWIVDADGTTYRQCLPPSNMGSFAARSVESQPSGGTLRTCSVKETLENQSPGLRIDECVSPASIDSVLIAERDSKNENYASVSPINSTDCLEADQLMQDIHSGVHQNDFNCTPYVPVYIKLPAGIINKFCQLMDPEGIRQELIHIKSLNIDGVVVDCWWGIVEGWNSQKYEWSGYRELFSIIREFKLNIQVVMAFHECGGNDSSDALISLPQWVLDIGKDNQDIFFTDREGRRNTECLSWGIDKERVLKGRTGIEVYFDMMRSFRTEFDDLFAEGMIDAVEIGLGASGELKYPSFSERMGWRYPGIGEFQCYDKYLQHSLRRAAKLRGHSFWARGPDNAGHYNSMPHETGFFCERGDYDNYYGRFFLHWYSQTLVDHADNVLSLANLAFEGTKIIVKVPAVYWWYKTPSHAAELTAGYHNPTNQDGYSPVFEVLKKHAVTMKFVCLGFNPSNQEANESLVDPDGLSWQVLNSAWERGLITSGENAIFCYDRERYERLIEMAKPRNDPDHRHFSFFVYQQPSLLQGNVCLSELDFFIKCMHGKNP; encoded by the exons ATGAAGAACACAACCGAAGATGCTACCTCCACACAAGATCTCGACCCACAAAGCGACCACAGCTCTGATTATTTACCCCAACCACAGCCCCGCCGTCTACGCGGCTTCGCCGCCACGGCGGCGGGGACGAATTCCAccggaaaaggaaaaaaagagcGAGAGAAAGAGAAGGAACGAACGAAGCTCCGGGAACGACACCGTCGAGCTATCACGAGTAGAATGTTAGCTGGACTCCGTCAGTATGGTAACTTCCCTCTCCCGGCGCGTGCTGATATGAATGATGTACTTGCTGCTCTCGCGCGTGAAGCTGGTTGGATTGTTGATGCTGATGGAACTACTTATCGCCAGTGTCTCCCTCCTTCCAACATG GGATCATTTGCCGCAAGGTCAGTTGAAAGTCAACCATCTGGTGGTACTTTGAGAACTTGTTCGGTTAAGGAAACACTAGAGAATCAGTCACCGGGACTTAGAATTGATGAATGTGTGTCACCTGCATCTATTGATTCTGTTTTAATTGCAGAAAGGGATTCAAAGAATGAAAACTATGCAAGTGTAAGCCCAATCAATTCAACTGACTGCTTGGAGGCTGATCAG CTTATGCAAGATATTCATTCTGGGGTGCATCAAAATGACTTCAATTGCACACCATATGTTCCTGTTTACATAAAACTCCCA GCTGGTATTATTAACAAATTTTGCCAGTTGATGGATCCTGAAGGCATTAGGCAGGAGCTAATCCATATTAAGTCCTTAAATATTGACGGTGTTGTTGTGGATTGTTGGTGGGGCATTGTTGAAGGCTGGAACTCCCAGAAATATGAGTGGTCTGGCTATAGGGAGCTTTTTAGTATAATTAGAGAATTCAAGCTGAATATACAG GTTGTTATGGCATTTCATGAATGTGGAGGGAATGATTCTAGTGATGCATTGATTTCCCTCCCACAATGGGTTTTGGATATTGGAAAAGACAACCAGGACATATTTTTCACAGATCGTGAAGGACGGAGAAATACTGAATGCCTATCTTGGGGAATTGACAAAGAGCGAGTTCTCAAAGGAAGAACTGGAATTGAG GTCTATTTTGATATGATGAGAAGCTTTCGGACAGAGTTTGATGACCTGTTTGCAGAAGGTATGATTGATGCTGTAGAAATTGGACTGGGAGCATCCGGGGAGCTGAAATACCCTTCCTTTTCAGAAAGGATGGGGTGGAGGTATCCTGGTATTGGTGAGTTTCAG TGCTATGATAAATACCTGCAACATAGTCTGCGCAGAGCTGCCAAACTACGCGGTCACTCTTTTTGGGCTAGAGGACCTGATAATGCTGGGCACTACAACTCTATGCCACATGAGACTGGATTCTTTTGTGAGCGAGGTGATTATGACAACTATTATGGACGCTTCTTCTTACATTGGTACTCCCAGACTTTAGTAGATCATGCAGATAATGTTTTGTCTCTTGCAAACCTTGCTTTTGAGGGAACAAAAATTATTGTCAAG GTTCCTGCCGTATACTGGTGGTACAAGACTCCTAGTCATGCAGCAGAATTGACAGCAGGATATCACAACCCCACAAATCAGGATGGATACTCTCCTGTGTTTGAGGTTCTGAAAAAGCACGCTGTCACCATGAAATTTGTCTGCTTAGGATTTAATCCTTCCAACCAGGAAGCTAATGAGTCATTGGTTGATCCAGATGGCCTGAGTTGGCAG GTATTAAACTCAGCTTGGGAACGAGGGCTGATCACTTCTGGAGAGAATGCAATCTTTTGCTATGATAGAGAAAGGTACGAGAGATTGATTGAGATGGCCAAGCCCAGAAATGATCCTGATCACCGGCACTTTTCGTTCTTTGTTTATCAGCAACCATCTTTGCTTCAGGGAAATGTTTGCCTGTCGGAATTGGATTTCTTCATCAAATGCATGCATGGTAAGAATCCTTAG
- the LOC11407894 gene encoding beta-amylase 8 isoform X1 yields the protein MKNTTEDATSTQDLDPQSDHSSDYLPQPQPRRLRGFAATAAGTNSTGKGKKEREKEKERTKLRERHRRAITSRMLAGLRQYGNFPLPARADMNDVLAALAREAGWIVDADGTTYRQCLPPSNMGSFAARSVESQPSGGTLRTCSVKETLENQSPGLRIDECVSPASIDSVLIAERDSKNENYASVSPINSTDCLEADQLMQDIHSGVHQNDFNCTPYVPVYIKLPAGIINKFCQLMDPEGIRQELIHIKSLNIDGVVVDCWWGIVEGWNSQKYEWSGYRELFSIIREFKLNIQVVMAFHECGGNDSSDALISLPQWVLDIGKDNQDIFFTDREGRRNTECLSWGIDKERVLKGRTGIEVYFDMMRSFRTEFDDLFAEGMIDAVEIGLGASGELKYPSFSERMGWRYPGIGEFQCYDKYLQHSLRRAAKLRGHSFWARGPDNAGHYNSMPHETGFFCERGDYDNYYGRFFLHWYSQTLVDHADNVLSLANLAFEGTKIIVKVPAVYWWYKTPSHAAELTAGYHNPTNQDGYSPVFEVLKKHAVTMKFVCLGFNPSNQEANESLVDPDGLSWQVLNSAWERGLITSGENAIFCYDRERYERLIEMAKPRNDPDHRHFSFFVYQQPSLLQGNVCLSELDFFIKCMHGEMTGNL from the exons ATGAAGAACACAACCGAAGATGCTACCTCCACACAAGATCTCGACCCACAAAGCGACCACAGCTCTGATTATTTACCCCAACCACAGCCCCGCCGTCTACGCGGCTTCGCCGCCACGGCGGCGGGGACGAATTCCAccggaaaaggaaaaaaagagcGAGAGAAAGAGAAGGAACGAACGAAGCTCCGGGAACGACACCGTCGAGCTATCACGAGTAGAATGTTAGCTGGACTCCGTCAGTATGGTAACTTCCCTCTCCCGGCGCGTGCTGATATGAATGATGTACTTGCTGCTCTCGCGCGTGAAGCTGGTTGGATTGTTGATGCTGATGGAACTACTTATCGCCAGTGTCTCCCTCCTTCCAACATG GGATCATTTGCCGCAAGGTCAGTTGAAAGTCAACCATCTGGTGGTACTTTGAGAACTTGTTCGGTTAAGGAAACACTAGAGAATCAGTCACCGGGACTTAGAATTGATGAATGTGTGTCACCTGCATCTATTGATTCTGTTTTAATTGCAGAAAGGGATTCAAAGAATGAAAACTATGCAAGTGTAAGCCCAATCAATTCAACTGACTGCTTGGAGGCTGATCAG CTTATGCAAGATATTCATTCTGGGGTGCATCAAAATGACTTCAATTGCACACCATATGTTCCTGTTTACATAAAACTCCCA GCTGGTATTATTAACAAATTTTGCCAGTTGATGGATCCTGAAGGCATTAGGCAGGAGCTAATCCATATTAAGTCCTTAAATATTGACGGTGTTGTTGTGGATTGTTGGTGGGGCATTGTTGAAGGCTGGAACTCCCAGAAATATGAGTGGTCTGGCTATAGGGAGCTTTTTAGTATAATTAGAGAATTCAAGCTGAATATACAG GTTGTTATGGCATTTCATGAATGTGGAGGGAATGATTCTAGTGATGCATTGATTTCCCTCCCACAATGGGTTTTGGATATTGGAAAAGACAACCAGGACATATTTTTCACAGATCGTGAAGGACGGAGAAATACTGAATGCCTATCTTGGGGAATTGACAAAGAGCGAGTTCTCAAAGGAAGAACTGGAATTGAG GTCTATTTTGATATGATGAGAAGCTTTCGGACAGAGTTTGATGACCTGTTTGCAGAAGGTATGATTGATGCTGTAGAAATTGGACTGGGAGCATCCGGGGAGCTGAAATACCCTTCCTTTTCAGAAAGGATGGGGTGGAGGTATCCTGGTATTGGTGAGTTTCAG TGCTATGATAAATACCTGCAACATAGTCTGCGCAGAGCTGCCAAACTACGCGGTCACTCTTTTTGGGCTAGAGGACCTGATAATGCTGGGCACTACAACTCTATGCCACATGAGACTGGATTCTTTTGTGAGCGAGGTGATTATGACAACTATTATGGACGCTTCTTCTTACATTGGTACTCCCAGACTTTAGTAGATCATGCAGATAATGTTTTGTCTCTTGCAAACCTTGCTTTTGAGGGAACAAAAATTATTGTCAAG GTTCCTGCCGTATACTGGTGGTACAAGACTCCTAGTCATGCAGCAGAATTGACAGCAGGATATCACAACCCCACAAATCAGGATGGATACTCTCCTGTGTTTGAGGTTCTGAAAAAGCACGCTGTCACCATGAAATTTGTCTGCTTAGGATTTAATCCTTCCAACCAGGAAGCTAATGAGTCATTGGTTGATCCAGATGGCCTGAGTTGGCAG GTATTAAACTCAGCTTGGGAACGAGGGCTGATCACTTCTGGAGAGAATGCAATCTTTTGCTATGATAGAGAAAGGTACGAGAGATTGATTGAGATGGCCAAGCCCAGAAATGATCCTGATCACCGGCACTTTTCGTTCTTTGTTTATCAGCAACCATCTTTGCTTCAGGGAAATGTTTGCCTGTCGGAATTGGATTTCTTCATCAAATGCATGCATG GTGAGATGACAGGGAATCTTTAA